One region of SAR324 cluster bacterium genomic DNA includes:
- the gatA gene encoding Asp-tRNA(Asn)/Glu-tRNA(Gln) amidotransferase subunit GatA has protein sequence MALYFPLSQLVQKIQNSDLDPNALVNLVYNQIEKFDQELNVYRSLVPREISLKRAEQIAQKISNGQRVGKLAGLPVAIKSNLSIADPDLTTGCSSKILEGYHSPYDATVVKALKEEDALVIGTTNMDEFAMGSSNENSAFGPTLNPWHPSRVPGGSSGGSAVAVATGMAVAALGSDTGGSVRQPASFCGITGFKPTYGALSRYGLVAYGSSLDQVGCLTRTAEDSAYLFEAIQAVDTKDSTSLANKLDSYEEQIDLSSLKFCLPNEYLDSKTVSEDVLEATTCLADWLAQQGATVEKKSLGFLECLIPAYYVISFAEASSNLGRFDGIRYGLRRGSGGLDELYKTTRESGFGTEVKRRIMLGTFVLSAGYYDAYYGKANQIRAFIEKKIHNLLTEFDFLIGPVSPGVPFKFGEKKDDPLAMYLEDIYSVLANFTKCPAISIPAGMSKEELPIGFQLMSKPMDDYRLLKVSEAIQAKTDFHTRRPPQRPF, from the coding sequence ATCCAAAACAGTGATTTAGATCCAAATGCTCTGGTCAATTTGGTCTACAATCAAATCGAAAAATTTGATCAGGAGTTGAATGTTTACAGAAGCTTAGTCCCAAGGGAGATATCTCTGAAGCGTGCCGAGCAAATTGCTCAAAAGATTTCAAACGGTCAAAGAGTTGGTAAGTTGGCGGGGTTGCCTGTTGCCATTAAAAGCAATCTTAGCATTGCAGACCCCGATTTGACTACAGGTTGTTCTTCAAAAATATTAGAAGGCTATCATTCACCATACGATGCAACAGTAGTGAAGGCCTTGAAAGAGGAGGATGCTTTGGTGATTGGCACCACAAACATGGACGAATTTGCAATGGGCTCTTCAAATGAAAACTCTGCTTTTGGACCTACTTTGAACCCTTGGCATCCCAGCAGGGTTCCAGGGGGAAGTAGTGGAGGGTCCGCTGTAGCTGTGGCTACAGGTATGGCAGTTGCTGCTTTGGGGTCAGACACAGGGGGCTCTGTTCGACAGCCTGCGTCCTTTTGTGGAATTACGGGATTCAAACCAACCTATGGGGCATTATCTAGGTATGGGTTAGTGGCTTATGGATCATCACTAGATCAAGTGGGATGCCTAACTAGGACTGCTGAGGACAGTGCCTACTTGTTTGAAGCAATTCAAGCAGTTGATACCAAAGATAGTACATCATTGGCAAATAAGCTGGATTCATATGAAGAGCAAATTGATCTAAGTTCCTTAAAATTCTGCCTTCCAAATGAATATTTGGATTCTAAAACAGTCTCAGAAGACGTTTTGGAAGCAACGACTTGTTTGGCAGATTGGTTGGCTCAGCAAGGAGCCACAGTCGAGAAAAAATCTTTGGGTTTCCTAGAATGCTTGATACCAGCTTATTATGTCATATCCTTTGCTGAAGCCAGTTCCAATTTGGGGAGATTTGATGGAATTCGCTATGGGCTGAGAAGAGGCAGTGGTGGCCTGGATGAGTTGTATAAAACCACAAGGGAGTCAGGCTTCGGAACTGAAGTAAAGCGTCGAATCATGTTGGGCACGTTTGTTCTTAGTGCGGGTTACTACGATGCTTACTACGGAAAAGCCAATCAAATTCGTGCATTTATCGAGAAAAAAATACATAACTTATTGACAGAATTTGATTTTTTGATTGGGCCAGTAAGTCCAGGCGTCCCATTCAAATTTGGTGAAAAAAAAGATGATCCATTAGCAATGTATCTTGAAGATATTTACAGTGTATTGGCAAATTTTACTAAATGCCCCGCGATCTCAATTCCTGCTGGAATGAGCAAAGAGGAATTGCCAATAGGTTTTCAGTTGATGAGCAAGCCTATGGATGACTATCGGCTTCTCAAAGTCAGCGAGGCTATTCAAGCAAAAACAGATTTCCATACTCGACGACCACCTCAGCGGCCTTTCTAA